The bacterium HR17 genome includes the window TTGCAAAAGCCTCCCTCGTTCCCTCGGCGACAATTTGGCGGCTTGATCAAACGATGGATTTTCGCCTTGCCATTGAGGTTCTGGTTTAGCCGTCGGCAATTGACCCATCAACTCTATCGCCATCTCAATGGCTCGCTTCGCTTTCTCGTCCAAAGGACCAAGTCGCTTCTCCACTTCGGCGATAATTTCTGCTCTCGTCATTGGTCTCACCTGCCATTGATTTTAGCGTGAAAGGAGGGAATTGCGATGAAGCGATGGACAGTTGTAGCCATTGGAATTTTGGTCGTGCTGGCACTGTTGGTCGGTGTCGGCATCGGAAAGCGAATGTCAAATTCTGGACGCATTGAAGAACCTAAGCGTGAAGCGAGCGAGCAAACCCATGAGAGAGAGGAGCGCCATAGCGAGATAACCTTGACGCGGGAAGGGGAAAAGTTGGCGGGCATAAAAATCGTTCCCGTCGGTTACGGCGAGATAACCCAAACCTTAGAGGTGACAGGTGAGGTCCAGCCCAACACAGATAAACTGGTGCAAGTTGGTTCGTTCGTTTCGGGTCGCGTCAGCCAAATTTTTGTCAATGTCGGCGACGAAGTGAGAGCGGGGCAAACCCTCGCCCTCGTTGACAGCACAGAGGTCGCTCAAGCCCAAGCCGCTTACGCTCAAGCACAAGCAAAGTTGGAAGCCGCTAAGAGGCGATGGGAGAACTTGAAACGATTAGCCCAAGCAGGTACTTTCACCCAGCGCCCGCTGCAAGAGGCTCAAAGGGAGTATGCTGATGCGATAGCGCAAGTTGCCATAGCACAAGCCGCCGTTGAGCGGGCACAAGCAGCGTTGGATTTGGCGAGAGCGGAATTGAAGCGACAGCAAGAGTTGGCTCGCATCGGTGTCTTCCGCTACCCGCCACTTCAGGAAGCGCAAAAGGAATTTGTTGCTGCTCAATCGGATGTTGAGCAAGCGAGAGCCGAATTGACATCGGCTCAAGCAGCCCTCGTTCGCGCTGAAACGAATTTCCAAGTTGCCGACAGAAACGCTGCCAGAGCCGAACGGTTGTTCCAAATCGGGACGCTGTCGCGCCGAGAACTGGAAATCGCTCAAGCGGAGCGGCAAAAAGCGCAGGCAGAAGTGATGGCTGCGCAAAGGGAAGTGGAAGCGAAGAAAGCCGCTTTGGAACGAGCCCAACGGCAATTGGAGTTGGCGAAACTGAAACTCAAGCGAGAAGAGGAAATCGCCAGCCAAAACATCTATGCCCAAGCCGCTGTCCAGAAAGCCGAAGCAGAAGTTCAGCAAGCCGAAAAGGAACTTGCGCAACGAAAGGCGGAACTGGAGCAAGCAAAGAAGCGAGTTGAAATCGCAAAAGCAGCGTTGGAGCGAGAACAGCGGATTGCCGAGCAAAACTTGCTGGCACAGCGGGAGTTGCAAGAAGCACGAGCGGAATATGAGCAAGCGAAGGTGGAACTCCTCGCCGCTCAAAACGCTTTGAAGTTGCTGCGAGTGAAGGCAGGGCAAAGTGCCCGCATCCCCATCATAGCCCCCATCAGCGGTCGCATCTTGGAGCGACGAGTTTCCTTGGGGCAAACAGTCAACGCTAATGATGTCCTGTTCGTGATTTTGGATTTGTCGTCCGTTTGGGTTGATTTGCGGGTGTTTGAGAAAGATGTCCACGCTGTCAAGGTCGGACAGAAAGTTACCATCACGACCCCTGCCTATCCCAACCGAACTTTTGTCGGGACGGTTCGTTATGTCGGTGATGTTTTGGACGAAAAGACAAGAACGCTGCTCGTTCGCTGCCAAATCCCCAACCCACAAAGGTTGCTGAAGCCAGAAATGTTTGTCCGAGCCCAAATTCAAATCGGAAAACGCAAAGCACTTGTCATCCCTGTCACTGCTTACCACGAAGATGAAGGTAAAGCGAAGGTTTATGTTCGCAAAGCGAACAACCGCTTTGAAGAGCGAGAAGTCGTGTTGGGAACTCGCAGCGGTGGTTGGATTGAGGTCAAGGCAGGTTTGAGGGAAGGCGAACTCATCGTCGCCGAAGGCGCTTTCCTGCTTAAATCCGAAGAGCGCAAGGAAGAGTTCGGTGAGGAACATTGAGCATCATAGGCTCATCGGGAGGGTGAGGCTCCTGCCGAACCCTTTCACTTTCAAGCCCAAAACTTGTGACACTAACGGAGGTGACTGTCAAGTGATTGACCGCATCCTGCATTTCAGCATACAGAACCGAGTGCTGATGGTAGTGCTCGCTATCATGCTTGTTGGGTTGGGCATCAATTCGGCGCTGAAGTTACCCATTGACGCTGTGCCCGACATCACCACAAACCAAGTTCAAATCAACACGGTAGTGCCCGCCCTTTCACCTTTGGAAGTTGAGCGGTTCGTCACTGTTCCCCTTGAGATTGCTTTGAGCAGCCTGCCTCGCAAGGAGGAAATCCGTTCGCTGTCCAAATTCGGTCTTTCGCAGGTGACTGTCGTCTTTGATGACCGAACGGACATCTATTGGGCGCGACAACAAGTTTTGGAACGGCTGTTGGAAGCGAAAGAACTGCTGCCAGAAGGCGCTCAGCCCCAGATGGCTCCCATCTCCACTGGATTGGGCGAAATCTTTCAGTTCACTGTTGAAGCCGATGGTCGCTTCAAGAACCACTACACTTTAGCCGACTTGAGAACCATCTTGGACTGGCAAATCAAGCGCCAACTTTTGCCCATTGAAGGCGTCATTGAGGTCAACAGTTTCGGCGGATTTGAGAAGCAGTATGAGGTACTTGTTGACCCAGCGAAATTGCTCAGTTACGGCATCACACTGCCTCAAGTTTTTGAAGCGCTGAGACGCAACAACCAAAATGTCGGCGGCGCTTACTTGGTTCAGGGTGGTGAGCAAATACTCCTTCGGGGCATCGGCTTAGTCCAGTCCCTTTCCGACATCAAAAACATCATCGTCGCCAGCAACCACCATCAGCCCATCTTCTTAAAGGACATCGCCGTCGTTCGCTATGGCGCTCAAATACGACAAGGTGCTGCCACGAAAGACGGCAAGGGCGAGACAGTTTTAGGCATCGTCATGATGCTAAAAGGCGCAAACTCCCGAACGGTCGTAGAAAAGGTCAAGGCGAAATTGCCCGAGATTCAAAAGTCCCTCCCCGAAGGCGTCGTCATCAAACCCTACTACGACCGAACCGAACTGGTCAACAAAACCATCCACACTGCCGTCAAAAACTTGGTTGAGGGAGGTTTGCTGGTCATCGCTTTGCTGTTTCTGTTTTTGCTGCAACTTCGTGCAGGGCTCATCGTCAGCAGTGTCATTCCGTTGTCCATGCTCTTCGCTGTCATCGGGATGAACTTTCTTGGCATCCCAGCCAACCTTATGAGTTTGGGGGCGATTGACTTTGGGTTGATTGTAGACGCTGCCGTCATCATCGTTGAGAACTGCGTGCGAAGGCTGGCAGAAGCGAGACGGAAATTGGGGCGAACTTTGACCGATGCCGAAAGGCAAAAAGTCATTCACGACGCCGCTCTGGAAGTTCGCAAGGCAAGTCAATTTGGAGAACTCATCATCATCAGCGCCTACATCCCCATCCTGACGCTGGCAGGCATTGAAGGGAAGATGTTCAAGCCGATGGCGCTGACGGTCATTTTGGCATTAACGGGGGCTCTGCTCTTGAGTTTCACCGTCGTGCCTGCTTTGTCTGCCCTGTTTTTGAAGGAAGCGGGAGAAGAAGGTGGTTTGCCTTTGCGATTTCTGAGACGCAGGGGAAAAACTGAGCCACAAGAGGAGCAAAGCGAAGACGAAAATCCGTTGGTGGAATGGCTCAAGAGACGCTACGAGCCGTTGCTCCGTAAAGCCATCGGTCGCCCTGCAATCGTTATCGGCGCTGCTGCCATTTTTGTCGTCGTTTGTCTGGCGATTTTCCCTTCCTTGGGTGCTGAGTTTTTGCCTGAACTGGATGAAGGTGCATTAGTTGTCAATACCGTGCGTTTGCCAAGCGCCTCCCTTGACGAAACCATCCGTCAATCACTCCACATTGAGCGCATCTTGAAAAAGTTCCCTGAAGTGGAAACGGTCGTCAGCAAGATTGGGCGACCAGAAATCGCTACCGACCCGATGGGTC containing:
- the czcB gene encoding Cobalt-zinc-cadmium resistance protein CzcB; this translates as MKRWTVVAIGILVVLALLVGVGIGKRMSNSGRIEEPKREASEQTHEREERHSEITLTREGEKLAGIKIVPVGYGEITQTLEVTGEVQPNTDKLVQVGSFVSGRVSQIFVNVGDEVRAGQTLALVDSTEVAQAQAAYAQAQAKLEAAKRRWENLKRLAQAGTFTQRPLQEAQREYADAIAQVAIAQAAVERAQAALDLARAELKRQQELARIGVFRYPPLQEAQKEFVAAQSDVEQARAELTSAQAALVRAETNFQVADRNAARAERLFQIGTLSRRELEIAQAERQKAQAEVMAAQREVEAKKAALERAQRQLELAKLKLKREEEIASQNIYAQAAVQKAEAEVQQAEKELAQRKAELEQAKKRVEIAKAALEREQRIAEQNLLAQRELQEARAEYEQAKVELLAAQNALKLLRVKAGQSARIPIIAPISGRILERRVSLGQTVNANDVLFVILDLSSVWVDLRVFEKDVHAVKVGQKVTITTPAYPNRTFVGTVRYVGDVLDEKTRTLLVRCQIPNPQRLLKPEMFVRAQIQIGKRKALVIPVTAYHEDEGKAKVYVRKANNRFEEREVVLGTRSGGWIEVKAGLREGELIVAEGAFLLKSEERKEEFGEEH
- the czcA gene encoding Cobalt-zinc-cadmium resistance protein CzcA, translating into MIDRILHFSIQNRVLMVVLAIMLVGLGINSALKLPIDAVPDITTNQVQINTVVPALSPLEVERFVTVPLEIALSSLPRKEEIRSLSKFGLSQVTVVFDDRTDIYWARQQVLERLLEAKELLPEGAQPQMAPISTGLGEIFQFTVEADGRFKNHYTLADLRTILDWQIKRQLLPIEGVIEVNSFGGFEKQYEVLVDPAKLLSYGITLPQVFEALRRNNQNVGGAYLVQGGEQILLRGIGLVQSLSDIKNIIVASNHHQPIFLKDIAVVRYGAQIRQGAATKDGKGETVLGIVMMLKGANSRTVVEKVKAKLPEIQKSLPEGVVIKPYYDRTELVNKTIHTAVKNLVEGGLLVIALLFLFLLQLRAGLIVSSVIPLSMLFAVIGMNFLGIPANLMSLGAIDFGLIVDAAVIIVENCVRRLAEARRKLGRTLTDAERQKVIHDAALEVRKASQFGELIIISAYIPILTLAGIEGKMFKPMALTVILALTGALLLSFTVVPALSALFLKEAGEEGGLPLRFLRRRGKTEPQEEQSEDENPLVEWLKRRYEPLLRKAIGRPAIVIGAAAIFVVVCLAIFPSLGAEFLPELDEGALVVNTVRLPSASLDETIRQSLHIERILKKFPEVETVVSKIGRPEIATDPMGPEMADHIIILKPKAEWKTAKTREELVAKMAAELNKLPGIVFSWSQPIKFRMMELIEGIGSRSDVVIKIFGDDLRTLKNLAEQVASIVAKVRGAADVRVEQITGLPTLNIRIDRDTIARYGLNVADVQEVIQTAIAGTTVGRVIEGEKWFDLVVRLVPEARSDIERISNLMVIAPTGERLPLSHLAEITIEHGPAQISRENGHRRITVEVNVRGRDIGSFVDEARRLVESQVRLPAGYTMDWGGMFEHLESGRKRLMVAVPITFALVFLLLFMTFGTIRHAAIVFIGVPFAVTGGILSLFIRGMHFSMSAGVGFIAVSGVAVLNGVVMVTFINQLRQQGKPLMEAVIEGAKTRLRPVLMTASVASIGFLPMALSTGTGAEVQRPLATVVIGGLITSTLLTLFVLPTLYHWIEKRRDEMEA